The DNA region CAGTCGCCGCTTCCGCTGAAGTGGTTGACCAGCAGGACGCTGTCGTCGAAGAGCCAGAAGTCGTTGCCGGGCAGGGCCAGATCGGTCGCGCTCCGCCGGGGCAGCCAACGGACCTGCTCGCCCGCTGTGATGTTGTGCTCCTCGGTGATGGCGTGTTCGAAGCGGGTGTAGTCGCTCAGCGGCTCCGACACGATGCGGGCTCGGCGTACCGCCACACCCCGGTCGGTCGCGGCGCGGACCAGTCCCCGCCAGTTCACCTCGTCAGCGCCGTCGAGCACGATCCGGCCGTCCTGCCAGGCGATGTACGACGGGTCGTCGAGCATGTAGGCGTCACGCATCTCAAGGTGCACCGCCGAACGCTCCGTCGCTTGGAACAGTCGTTCAAACAGAGCTGCCACCGTTCACCTCCGGGAAGAACCGAAGCATCCGGTGGGGGAACTCGATCACGGTCTCGTGCTCCGGGAGGTCCAGCTGGGCCAGCCGTTCGGTGTCCAGTACCTTCCAGCCCTGGAGGAGGTAGTTGCCGGTCTCGTCATCCAGGTAGACCGTGGGGGAGTGCCCGTTCGGGGACTCGGGGTCCTTGCCGAGCTTGTGCAGCGCCATGCCGGCTTCCCTCTCGCTCGTAGCCGAAGCGGATCGCTGCGAAGAAGCATGCAGCACCGGGCAGTTCCTACGCCTCGGACTTGCGCGAACTTGCACGGGTGGGGGAGGACGGACCTGCTCTCTCTTCCCGCGCAGGAAGTCGGACCGGCCGACTTCCTGCGCGGGGAGAGGCGCTGGTGGTCACGTGCTCACCCCCGGCGGCCCCTCGCGGGCGCGAGGGGCCGCCGGAACGACCCGTTAGGTGCTGCTGCCGAGGTGGTCGAGTTCGCCGGACTTGATGGTGCGGAGGAGGTCGGCGAAGGCGGCGGGGGTGGTGCGGAGGATGACGTCGCTGTCATCGGATTCCCGGAGTTCGACCAGGCCGTTCAGCAGCCGGACCTCCACGCACGTGTCATTGGCGCCGGAGTAGCTGGACCTCTGCCAGTCAGTGGTGACCATGGGTTGTCTCCGCGACTTGGGCGGGGTGGGTGGTTGCTGTTGTGGCGCCTCGCTCGGTTCGAGCGAGGCGCCACATGGGTCAGGCGCGGTGGTCGAGTTCGCCGGCCTTGATGGTGCGGAGGAGGTCGGCGAAGGCGGCGGGGGTGGTGCGGAGGATGACGTCCCCCTCGTCGGACTCACGGAGTTCGACCAGCCCATTCACAGTGCGCACCTCGACGCAGTCACCACCTGAACCGCTGAACGATGACTTCTGCCAGTTGTTATCAGGCATCCTGGGCCTCTCACAGGGTTCGTGCAATCTTGTGGATCAGCTCGCGCGAGTCATTCTCGCTCAGTGCTGACTCCTCGGTGCGACTGAAGATCGTTCGGTAGCTTGTCAGTTCGCTCACAGCATCGAGGTAGATGGAGCCTCGGGACGACTCAAGCTCGACGGTGTCCAGCTCTGGTATGGCGCCGAACGCGTAGGTGAGGTTTTCGACCGCTCCAGGAAACGTGCTGACATCGAACGGCACCACTCTGATCGTCATCCACGGTTGCTCGGAGTCCTCAAGGAGCGACTGAAGCTGCTCCTTCAGGACCGGGGAGCCGCCGAACCTCGTCCACAGTGCCGACTCGTAGATGAAGGCGGTCAGGGGCTTCCGGTCTCGCCGGAGGTCGTTCTTGCGTTGCACTCTGAAGGCCGTGCGGGCCTCCAGTTCATGTCGCGGCAGAGGCGGAATCAAGCGGCCGAAGACCGCAGACGCGTAGCTGATGGTTTGGCATGGTCCGGGGATGTGGGTGAGGACCCAGATCATGAGCTCGCGCGAACTCTTCTCCAGTTCGGCGTTTTCGAGGAAGCCGTCCGGGATCGTCCCCCGGTACTCCTCCCACCAGCCTCTCGACCGGTCTTGGAGCATGTCCTCAAGCGCGTCGACAAGAGGCCCATTCATGCACTTGCAGGCGGCGGCGAACGACTTCAACCGCTCGGGACTCACGCCGACTTTTCCGGACTCCATCTGGCTGACCTGAGTCCTGTCGATCCCCAGCGCCGTGCAGAGTTGCGGTGCGGTGAGTCCGGCAGCCTCACGCATTCTCCGCAGCTCGGCACCGATGCGGCGCTGACGGAGGGTTGGGTTGCGTCGGGGCGGCATGGGTTCCTTCCTTGCCTTGGGTGATCCAAGTGTGCAGTGCGGCCCGCAGGCGGGTCCACCTGCACACCCAAGGGTGAACCTAGCCCGAATGTGTATCACAGGTGATTCGGCTGCTGTAGCGTCATCTCATCGACTCACCGATGGTGCGTCAGTAACGCCAGCTTCCGAGGCAGTAGGCGCCTGCTGCCCTTTTGCACCGCAGAGCAACCGGCTTCGGCCTGGCCTGGCTCACGGTGACGTTCCGCCGGTGATCTCCTTCCCTCTCGCACGACCTCACTCGGAGGTTTCTCATGCGTGCCTGTAACCCGCCCGACTGGTCGGCCGCCCGCGAGGAGCTGCGTGCCGCGCTCGCCCTCGCCGCCTGGCCCGACGACCTCATCTCCGACGCCGAGCTCGCCCTCCACGAGCTGTACGTCAACGCCTGGCGCCACGCCGGCTGCCAGGCGCCGACCGTCGTGGTCGTCCTCCTGCCCACCCGCACCGTCCGCGTCTCCGTCGCCGACGACAGCCCGACGCTGCCGGAGCCCCGGATCTCCGCCGACCCGTACGAGGTGTCGGGGCGCGGGCTGCACCTCGTCCGCTCGCTCACCCACCGCTTCGGTGCCGACCCCGCCAAGAACGGCAAGCGCGTCTGGTTCGAGCTGGACGCCGCCGCGTGAACCACGACGACACCCCCATCGCCCCCGACGACCCCGTCATCCGCACCTACACCGACCCCCAGGTCACCGCCCTGCTGCGCGAACTCCACGAAGCGGGCCGCCCGTTCGGCATCCAGTGGGGATCCGCCGCCACCCTCCCCGGCACCGTCGACGGCCGCATCCTCGTCGACTTCGGCAACGCCCCGGTCGCGACCGTCCTCAACCTCCTGAACCTCCTGCGGGAAGGAGGAAACCGGCCGTGGGAGTCGTGATCCCCATCCCCCGCCCCCACACCGAGCGCACCACCGTCCCCCACCTCACCGTCGAGACCGCCCCCGACGCCGACCTCCAGCTCCGCTTCCCCGTCGACCTCGCCGTCAACGCCGCCCCCGGCGACCACCTCGCCATCCCCCTCACCCGCACCCAGGCCCGCGACCTCCTCGAAGACCTCGCCAACCACCTCGGATACCTCCGATGACCGACTACCTCATCGGCACCGCCTTCGCCGTCCTCCTCGCCCTCGCCCTCACCACCGTCGCCATCGGCGTCGTCACCAGCCTGCGCATCGGCGACACCCCGCCCCCGCCCCCCATCACCCGCCACGGCCGCTGGGAACTGCGCCACCTCCCCGACGGCACCACCGAATACACCTGGATCGCCCGCCAGGCCGGCCACTTCAGCCCCGAAACCAACCCCACCCCCGACAACCGCCGACCCCACGGCCGCCACCGCATACCCCACTGACCCGCACCCCTCCTCGCCCCGTCGGAGTCCTCCGGCGGGGTGGAGTGCTTGAAGGGCTCGTCGCGGCTTCCGGGGTCGGGCAGGACGGGTGGCAGGCCGCCGACGGTGAGCAGCACCGTAGGCATCCCCGGCTGCTCCGGCTGGGCGGAGCAGCCGGAAGTCCCGTAGCCGTAGCCGTCCCCGGCGCCGGGCGGGAGCGGCGGTGGGTCGCCGAGCACCGCGGCCTGGGCGCTGGGCGCGTTGCCGACGGTGAGCGGTGTGGTCGGTATCCCCGGCGGCATCAACAGGGTGGAGCGCTGGCGGCCCCAACCCGTCCCCACCGCCGGGCGGGACCGGCGGTGGGTCGCCCCGAACGCCTCCGCCGTGCTGCCGAGCGCTAGGAGGACCCCGACCCGCCCCCATCCCCGCCGCCCCCGTCCGAGGGCGGGGCCGGTGGCGGGTCGCCGAACACCGCGGCCATCATCCCGAGCGCGTCGTCCACGGCCAGCAGCGCTGCCAGCATCCGCAGCTGCTCCGGCGGCCCGCTCGGCCCGGCTCCCGACTGCTTGGGGATCCGTGCCCGGACCCCCTGGTACGCGGGCCCCGGCCGCCCGCCGATCGCGCGGCGGACGGCCGCGCTGTTCGCGGCCACCGCCCGGTTGAGCCGGGTCACCCGGGGGTCGGTCCAGAGCGCGGGGTCGGCCACGGCTCCGTCCACCAGCACACCCAGCGGGGCCTCGCAGGCGGTGACGGCGTCCACGACATCGGCTCGGCACGGCCGGGTGGACGGAGCCCGGCCGGGCAGCCGCCCGGCCACTCCGAGCGCGCGCCGTTCGGCCCGCAGCGGCCGGGCCAGCAGCCCGAGCTGCGCGGCGCCGTACGCGAACCGGGCCCGGCCGCGCAGCAGGGCCCGCCGGTCAGGGTCGGGGAGGCCCAGCAGCTCGTTCAGCGCGGCCAGCGTGTCGGCGGTGCGCCGACGCAGCACGTCCCTGGTCCGGACGGGGAGGATCAGCCAGGCGGCCGCGATGCCGACGGCCGCGCCGAGGCCGATCGCCGCGAGCCGGGTGCGCAACAGGTCGTCCGAGCTCTGCCCGAACCAGCCGTACAGCAGGGAGAGCACGGCGGTGACGCACCCGGCCCAGTAGGCGTAGCTGAGTTCGCGCAGCCAGGTCGCGAGTGCGAGCACCGCGAAGATCAGGACGACGGCGGCGTCCTCGTGCGGTCCGAAGGCGCCCGCGACGGCGGTCGCGACGATCGTGCCCGCGGCCGCGCCGAGTGCCCGCAGCAGGCCCTTGAACAGGACGTCGCCCCGGCCGCGGGCGCCGCTGCAGACGATGAACGCGGTGAGCACCACCCAGGCCCAGTGGTCCGGCCAGACGGCGCGTCCGGCGAGGAAGGCCCCGCCGACCGCGCCCGCCATCTGGAGGGCCATCCGGGTGTGGACGAGCGGCCGCCGCCGGGCCTCCGGTTCCGCAGCCGTCGCCGGTGCCGGTGCTGGTGCCGGGTCGGGGGCCTCCGGCGCGGGCGCGGGAGCCCGCACCGGTGCCGGGATCAGCCCGGTCCGTACCGCGGCGGCCTGGGCCAGGGCCACCCAGGCGCCGGAGACGACGGCGATCAGTGCGACCCACAGGGTGTGGTCGTGGCCGGGGAGCGGTCCGGCGTCCGGCGGCATGACCAGCAGCGCCACCAGCGGCAGCGCCAGCAGTCCGCCGGCCCGGGCCGCCCGGGGGCCGAACCGGCGCACCCAGACCGGCAGGGCCATCCCGAGGGTGAAGAGGGCGTCGGCGACGTTCGGGTGGAGGGTCATCAGCCGCCCGACCTCGGCGGCGCCCGCGGCGGCCGCGGGGAGGACGGCGAGTCCGAGCAGCCGGTCGTACCGGTCGGCGGTGAGCTGGACCCGCGCGGCGGTGGCGGCCAGCACGACGGCCTGGACGACCACGTCGACCCGCAGGTGCGCGAGGTGCTCGACCAGCAGCGCAGAGCCGTACGCGGCCAGCATGGCGGCCGTGGTGACGGCGGTCCCGCGGAGCAGCAGGAGCCCGGGGTCGAAGCGCACGGCCCGGCGGAGCCAGGAGAAAGACCTACTCATCACGTACGGATTTCTCCCTTGCCTGCTCACGCTGACCGAGGAAGTGCCGGAGTTCTGCCAAGCAAACGGTAAGTGTTAGCGTAGCAATATGGAGATCGAGCAGCCATGGCTTCCGGAGGCGGCGGAGATCCGCCAGGGCACCGTCCGGCTGGCCCGCCGACTGCGGGCCGAGCGCGCGGGGGAGGGCCTCAGCCTCAACAAGCTGAGCGTGCTCGGGCACCTGCTCCGGCACGGTCCGATGTCCCCGGGGGCGCTGGCCGCCGCCGACCACCAGCAGCCGCAGTCGCTGACCCGGGTGTTCGCCGAACTGGAGCGGGACGGCCTGCTCCGTCGGGTGCCGGACGAGCGGGACCGCCGGCAGTCCGTCCTCCACCTCACCGCGGACGGCGGCACCGCGCTGGCCCGTGACATGGCCGGGCGGGACGCCTGGCTGGCGGAGGCGCTGGACGCGCTCTCCGAGACGGAGCGCGAGGTGCTCCGCCTCGCGGCCCGCCTGATGGACCGCCTGGCCGACACCCCCGACCGACACGCCTGACCGGACCCGGCCGGACCCGATCCGACCGGACCTGACCGCGCACCCGGAGCCGGCCCGCCCCCTACCGGGAGAGCTATCGCCGCAGGGCCCGGTACCGCTTGAGCAGGGCGGTGAGCCGGGCCGGGTCCGCGGCGCCGTTCAGCTCGGTGAGCAGGTCGTCCGGGCAGAGCTCGTAGTGGTCGCCCCACCAGCGCTGCACTTTGCCGTCCCAGATCCGGTAGCCGCCCGGCACGCCCCTGGCCACGTAGCGGCGCCTGCCCATGAAGTCCCCGCCCCGTCACGCGCCCTGAAAACGAATCAGGCCCAGTCCCGCGGTAACTTACCGCTGGCCTGGGCCTGTTCAGCACTTCTTGCGAAGTGCCCCCGGCAGGATTCGAACCTGCGCACCCGCCTCCGGAGGGCGGTGCTCTATCCCCTGAGCTACGGGGGCCTGCTTGGTGTCGTCGTCGCGTTCGCTTCGACGTGGAGAACATTACCAGGCTCCGGGCGTGCTCCGTGCACGGGTTTTGCGGGAGGTCGGACGGGCGGTCGGACGGCCGCCGGGGGAGGCCCGGCAGCCCTCCGGCGGACGGGCCGCCACCCGACCGGAGCGGAAGTGCGGAAAGGCCGGACGGGGCGGCGGGCCCGCCGATACCCTCGGTGAGGTGTCGGGAGTGTCCGGGCGGGTCCTCGTGGTGGACGACAGCGAGGTGATCCGTCAGCTGATCAGGGTCAACCTGGAGCTTGAGGGCTTCGAGGTGGTGACCGCCGCCGACGGTGCCGAGTGCCTGGAGGTGGTCCGCCGGGTGAAGCCCGACGTGGTGACGCTGGACGTGGTGATGCCGAGGCTGGACGGCCTGCGGACGGCGGCCCGGCTCCGGGCGGCGCCGGGGACGCGGCGGCTGCCGATCGCGATCGTGAGCGCCTGCACGCCGGCCGACCTGGACCTGGGGGAGTCGGTCGGGGTGGACGGCTACCTGGGCAAGCCCTTCGACCCGGCGGACCTGGTGGCGCTGGTGCGGCGGCTGATGGTGCCGGTCCGCGACGACGGGGAGGCGGACGGGTTTCGCTCTCAGCGAACAGATGGGATCGATCGCGGCTGAGCACGGCTCCCGGACGTCTCAACCGGCAAACCGAGTGGCGGGCGCCCACCCCACCTCGCCTACGCTTGGCGTCGTGACCCCCGCAGAGCTTTCCCAGGCAGTCCAGGCCGCAGTGAGCGCCGCCGTCGAGGCGGGCGAGCTGGCCGTCGCCGTGCCCGAGCACGTGACGGTCGAGCGACCCAAGAACAGGGACCACGGCGACTACGCGACGAACGTGGCCCTCCAGCTCGCGAAGTCGGCCGGCAAGCCGCCGCGAGCCGTGGCCGACCTGGTGGCCGCCCGCCTGCGAGAGCTGCCCGGGGTCGCCAAGGTCGACATCGCCGGGCCCGGCTTCCTGAACATCACCTTCGACGCCGCCACCCAGGGCGAGCTGGCCCGCACCATCGTCGAGGCCGGTGCCACGTTCGGGCACAACGACGCCCACAAGGGTCTGAAGATCAACCTGGAGTTCGTCTCCGCCAACCCGACCGGCCCGATCCACATCGGCGGCGTCCGCTGGGCCGCCGTCGGCGACTCGCTCGCCCGGGTGCTGCGCGCGACCGGTGCCGACGTCACCACCGAGTACTACCTCAACGACGCAGGCGTGCAGATCTCCAAGTTCGCCAAGTCGCTCCAGGCCTCGGCCAACGGCAAGCCCGTCCCGGAGGACGGCTACGTCGGCGAGTACATCGCGGACATCGCCAAGGCGATCACCGACGCCGTGCCCGGCGTGCTCGACCTGCCCGAGGACGAGCAGCTGCAGCTCTTCCGCACCGAGGGCCTCAAGCTCATGGTCGCCGAGATCCAGCGCTCGATGGAGGAGTTCGGCACCCACTTCGACGTCTGGTTCTCGGAGAAGTCGCTGCACGACTCCGGCGCCATCGAGCAGGCCATCGACCGGCTGCGCGAGCAGGGCCACGTCTTCGAGCAGGACGGCGCGATCTGGCTGCGCACCACCGACTTCGGCGACGACAAGGACCGCGTCCTGGTCAAGGCCGACGGCGAGACCACCTACTTCGCCGCCGACGCCGCCTACTACCTCTCGAAGCGGGACCGCGGCTCCGAGGTCTCGGTCTACATGCTGGGCGCGGACCACCACGGCTACGTGAACCGCCTCCGGGCCATCGCCGCCTGCGCGGGCGACGACATGGACCGCAACATCGAGGTCAAGATCGGCCAGTTCGTGAAGATGATTCGCGACGGCGAAGAGGTCCGCATGTCCAAGCGGGCCGGCAACATCATCACGATCGACGACGTCGTCGACTGGATCGGCGTGGACGCCGCCCGCTACACCCTGGGCCGCACCCCCACCGACTCCACCATCACGCTCGACATCAACGTGCTGACCAGCCAGACCAACGAGAACCCGGTCTACTACGTCCAGTACGCCCACACCCGGATGTGCGGCGTCGCGCGCAAGGCCGCCGAGCTCGGTGTCGACAAGGGCGCGGCCGCCGACTTCAAACCCGAGCTGCTCGCCACCCAGTGGGAGAACGACATCCTCGGCGTCCTCGGCGAGTTCCCGAAGGTCCTGGCCACGGCCGGCGAGCTGCGCGAGCCGCACCGGGTCGCGCGCTACCTGGAGGTCCTCGCGGGCAAGTACCACCGCCTGTACGAGAACTGCATGTTCCTGCCCAAGGGCGACGAGGAGCTCAACGACACGCACCGGGCCCGGCTCTGGCTGGTCGAGGCCACACGCACGGTCATGGCCAACGGCCTCACGCTCCTGGGCGTGACGGCGCCCGAGCGGATGTAGCACCACCCCCAAGCGCACAGCGGGGGCGGCGGACGGTCAACGGGGACCGTCGCCGCCCCTCGCCATAGGTCAAGGACGAGAGACACCGATGAGTCGCTCCGCACACCCCGCAGGTCCCCGCCACGGCGACGTGCTCCCCGAGGGCCACTACCAGGCCCCGCCGGCCGACCTGAACGCGCTCGACCCCAAGGTCTGGTCACAGACGGTGGCCCGCGGCGCCGACGGCGTCGTCACCGTCGGCGGCCTCGACGTGAACCGGATCGCCGCCGAGTACGGCACCCCCGTCTACGTCATGGACGAGGCGGACTTCCGCGCCCGGGCCGGTGCCTGGCGGGACGCCTTCGGCGGCGACGCGGACGTCTACTACGCCGGCAAGGCGTTCCTCTCCAAGGCGGTCGTGCGCTGGCTGCACGAGGAGGGGCTGAACCTCGACGTCTGCAGCCCGGGCGAGCTGGCGGTGGCGCTGGCCGCCGGGATGCCGGCCGAGCGGATCGCGCTGCACGGCAACAACAAGTCCGTCCACGAGCTGGAGCAGGCCGTGAAGGCGGGCGTCGGCCACGTCGTAGTCGACTCCTACGAGGAGATCGAGCGCCTCGCCGCGATCGCCGCCCGCCAGGGCGTGCGCCAGCAGGTCCTGATCCGGGTCACCGTCGGCGTCGAGGCGCACACCCACGAGTTCATCGCCACCGCGCACGAGGACCAGAAGTTCGGCCTCTCGCTGAACGGCGGCGCGGCCGCCGAGGCGGTCCGCCGGGTCCTCGCCCACGGCGCGGCCCTGGAGCTGCGCGGCATCCACTCGCACATCGGCTCGCAGATCTTCGACACCGCCGGCTTCGAGGTGGCCGCCCGCCGGGTGGTCGGCCTGCTGGCGGAGATCCGCGACGAGCACGGGGTCGAGCTGCCCGAGATCGACCTCGGCGGCGGCCTCGGCATCGCCTACACCAGCGACGACGACCCGCGCGAGGCGGCCGAGATCGCGACCGCGCTGGCCGACATCGTCCGCCGCGAGTGCGTCGCCTCCGGTCTGCGGGTGCCCCGGCTGTCGGTCGAGCCAGGCCGGGCGATCGTCGGCCCGACCGCCTTCACGCTGTACGAGGTGGGGACCGTCAAGCCGCTGGAGGGCCTGCGGACGTACGTCAGCGTGGACGGCGGCATGTCCGACAACATCCGCACCGCGCTGTACGACGCCGAGTA from Kitasatospora sp. NBC_00458 includes:
- the lysA gene encoding diaminopimelate decarboxylase; translation: MSRSAHPAGPRHGDVLPEGHYQAPPADLNALDPKVWSQTVARGADGVVTVGGLDVNRIAAEYGTPVYVMDEADFRARAGAWRDAFGGDADVYYAGKAFLSKAVVRWLHEEGLNLDVCSPGELAVALAAGMPAERIALHGNNKSVHELEQAVKAGVGHVVVDSYEEIERLAAIAARQGVRQQVLIRVTVGVEAHTHEFIATAHEDQKFGLSLNGGAAAEAVRRVLAHGAALELRGIHSHIGSQIFDTAGFEVAARRVVGLLAEIRDEHGVELPEIDLGGGLGIAYTSDDDPREAAEIATALADIVRRECVASGLRVPRLSVEPGRAIVGPTAFTLYEVGTVKPLEGLRTYVSVDGGMSDNIRTALYDAEYSVALVSRTSDAEPMLVRVVGKHCESGDIVVRDAFLPADLTPGDLIAVPATGAYCRSMASNYNHALKPPVLAVKDGAARVIVRRETEEDLLRLDIG
- a CDS encoding DUF397 domain-containing protein, producing MPDNNWQKSSFSGSGGDCVEVRTVNGLVELRESDEGDVILRTTPAAFADLLRTIKAGELDHRA
- a CDS encoding helix-turn-helix domain-containing protein; protein product: MPPRRNPTLRQRRIGAELRRMREAAGLTAPQLCTALGIDRTQVSQMESGKVGVSPERLKSFAAACKCMNGPLVDALEDMLQDRSRGWWEEYRGTIPDGFLENAELEKSSRELMIWVLTHIPGPCQTISYASAVFGRLIPPLPRHELEARTAFRVQRKNDLRRDRKPLTAFIYESALWTRFGGSPVLKEQLQSLLEDSEQPWMTIRVVPFDVSTFPGAVENLTYAFGAIPELDTVELESSRGSIYLDAVSELTSYRTIFSRTEESALSENDSRELIHKIARTL
- the argS gene encoding arginine--tRNA ligase, yielding MTPAELSQAVQAAVSAAVEAGELAVAVPEHVTVERPKNRDHGDYATNVALQLAKSAGKPPRAVADLVAARLRELPGVAKVDIAGPGFLNITFDAATQGELARTIVEAGATFGHNDAHKGLKINLEFVSANPTGPIHIGGVRWAAVGDSLARVLRATGADVTTEYYLNDAGVQISKFAKSLQASANGKPVPEDGYVGEYIADIAKAITDAVPGVLDLPEDEQLQLFRTEGLKLMVAEIQRSMEEFGTHFDVWFSEKSLHDSGAIEQAIDRLREQGHVFEQDGAIWLRTTDFGDDKDRVLVKADGETTYFAADAAYYLSKRDRGSEVSVYMLGADHHGYVNRLRAIAACAGDDMDRNIEVKIGQFVKMIRDGEEVRMSKRAGNIITIDDVVDWIGVDAARYTLGRTPTDSTITLDINVLTSQTNENPVYYVQYAHTRMCGVARKAAELGVDKGAAADFKPELLATQWENDILGVLGEFPKVLATAGELREPHRVARYLEVLAGKYHRLYENCMFLPKGDEELNDTHRARLWLVEATRTVMANGLTLLGVTAPERM
- a CDS encoding DUF397 domain-containing protein, whose protein sequence is MVTTDWQRSSYSGANDTCVEVRLLNGLVELRESDDSDVILRTTPAAFADLLRTIKSGELDHLGSST
- a CDS encoding ATP-binding protein produces the protein MRACNPPDWSAAREELRAALALAAWPDDLISDAELALHELYVNAWRHAGCQAPTVVVVLLPTRTVRVSVADDSPTLPEPRISADPYEVSGRGLHLVRSLTHRFGADPAKNGKRVWFELDAAA
- a CDS encoding response regulator, which produces MSGVSGRVLVVDDSEVIRQLIRVNLELEGFEVVTAADGAECLEVVRRVKPDVVTLDVVMPRLDGLRTAARLRAAPGTRRLPIAIVSACTPADLDLGESVGVDGYLGKPFDPADLVALVRRLMVPVRDDGEADGFRSQRTDGIDRG
- a CDS encoding DUF6879 family protein encodes the protein MAALFERLFQATERSAVHLEMRDAYMLDDPSYIAWQDGRIVLDGADEVNWRGLVRAATDRGVAVRRARIVSEPLSDYTRFEHAITEEHNITAGEQVRWLPRRSATDLALPGNDFWLFDDSVLLVNHFSGSGDWTDSELVTDQPTIKLCATAFEAVWDRAVRHEDYQPD
- a CDS encoding FUSC family protein; translated protein: MSRSFSWLRRAVRFDPGLLLLRGTAVTTAAMLAAYGSALLVEHLAHLRVDVVVQAVVLAATAARVQLTADRYDRLLGLAVLPAAAAGAAEVGRLMTLHPNVADALFTLGMALPVWVRRFGPRAARAGGLLALPLVALLVMPPDAGPLPGHDHTLWVALIAVVSGAWVALAQAAAVRTGLIPAPVRAPAPAPEAPDPAPAPAPATAAEPEARRRPLVHTRMALQMAGAVGGAFLAGRAVWPDHWAWVVLTAFIVCSGARGRGDVLFKGLLRALGAAAGTIVATAVAGAFGPHEDAAVVLIFAVLALATWLRELSYAYWAGCVTAVLSLLYGWFGQSSDDLLRTRLAAIGLGAAVGIAAAWLILPVRTRDVLRRRTADTLAALNELLGLPDPDRRALLRGRARFAYGAAQLGLLARPLRAERRALGVAGRLPGRAPSTRPCRADVVDAVTACEAPLGVLVDGAVADPALWTDPRVTRLNRAVAANSAAVRRAIGGRPGPAYQGVRARIPKQSGAGPSGPPEQLRMLAALLAVDDALGMMAAVFGDPPPAPPSDGGGGDGGGSGSS
- a CDS encoding MarR family winged helix-turn-helix transcriptional regulator, which codes for MEIEQPWLPEAAEIRQGTVRLARRLRAERAGEGLSLNKLSVLGHLLRHGPMSPGALAAADHQQPQSLTRVFAELERDGLLRRVPDERDRRQSVLHLTADGGTALARDMAGRDAWLAEALDALSETEREVLRLAARLMDRLADTPDRHA